A window of Cyclopterus lumpus isolate fCycLum1 chromosome 14, fCycLum1.pri, whole genome shotgun sequence contains these coding sequences:
- the LOC117742641 gene encoding protein-tyrosine sulfotransferase 1-like, with protein MRNTRSSLLLGCMLLCSASLIYLGMSGIDCPPKSHRYRWMELNMGSANQSLSLNEHFPEDTPLIFIGGFPRSGTTLMRVMLDAHNAVRCGEETRVIPRLLAMRATWSRSVKERIRLDEAGVTDQVLDSAVRAFLLEVIVGHGEPAPRLCNKDPFALKSLSYLSRIFPKAKFVLMLRDGRATVHSMISRKVTISGFDLTSYRDCLTKWSSAVETMFSQCQAAGESRCLPVRYEQLVLHAEEEMRKLLHFLELQWDPSVLHHEELIGKAGGVSLSKVERSTDQVMKPVNTDALSKWVGHIPSDVINDMAEIAPMLARLGYDPYANPPDYTRPEPVLSLFNYSQNLKSAETPHPS; from the exons ATGAGGAACACCAGATCGAGCCTGCTGCTGGGCTGCATGCTCCTCTGCTCCGCCTCTCTGATCTACCTGGGCATGAGCGGGATAGATTGCCCTCCAAAAAGCCATCGGTACCGGTGGATGGAGCTCAACATgggctcagccaatcagagcttaTCCCTGAATGAGCATTTCCCTGAAGACACGCCCCTCATCTTCATCGGAGGCTTTCCCCGGAGCGGCACCACGCTGATGCGCGTCATGCTGGATGCCCACAATGCTGTTCGGTGCGGGGAAGAGACCCGAGTGATCCCCCGCCTCTTGGCCATGCGCGCCACCTGGAGCCGCTCAGTGAAGGAGAGGATACGACTGGATGAGGCCGGCGTCACCGACCAGGTCTTGGACTCAGCCGTGAGAGCGTTCCTGCTAGAG gtgatAGTCGGCCACGGGGAGCCTGCACCTCGCCTTTGTAACAAGGACCCGTTCGCCTTGAAGTCTCTCTCATATCTGTCACGCATCTTCCCGAAAGCCAAATTTGTGCTCATGCTACGAGACGGACGGGCAACCGTCCACTCCATGATATCACGCAAG GTGACCATCTCCGGCTTTGACCTGACCAGCTACAGGGACTGCCTGACTAAGTGGAGCAGCGCGGTGGAGACCATGTTCAGCCAGTGCCAGGCCGCCGGGGAGTCCAGATGTCTGCCCGTCCGCTACGAGCAGCTCGTCCTCCACGcagaggaggaaatgaggaagTTGCTTCATTTCCTGGAGCTGCAGTGGGACCCATCAGTGCTGCACCATGAAGAGCTGATTGGAAAGGCTGGTGGCGTGTCTCTGTccaa GGTGGAGCGCTCCACAGACCAGGTGATGAAGCCGGTGAACACGGATGCCCTCTCCAAGTGGGTCGGTCACATTCCCTCTGACGTGATAAACGACATGGCTGAAATCGCCCCCATGCTGGCTCGCCTGGGCTACGACCCCTACGCCAACCCTCCCGACTACACGAGACCGGAGCCCGTGTTGTCTCTGTTCAATTACTCACAG AATTTGAAATCGGCAGAGACTCCACACCCCAGTTAA